A stretch of the Marasmius oreades isolate 03SP1 chromosome 8, whole genome shotgun sequence genome encodes the following:
- a CDS encoding uncharacterized protein (CAZy:CBM13) produces MLSTAIVFTIFVAAANAATQLERTQSNGIPKCVSASSKSSGSSVVIHDCYTGDASRYNWEVSTAPPPTAPGPIKLFGENLCIDVKDGVNTDGTKLQLWTCFAGNSNQQFVSLNYERVYQWAGTNKCIDLTNGDFTDGNQLQIWTCDLNNQNQWFSGRSIPDTETVDVKLSVWFNSFPPPPDLLCLTASQNTDGAKVALAPCENPSTTFPSGNSTWVVPRAPLYGLVRTYDGSKCLDLTSGDTSNGNALQIWTCDEENPNQVWTIESLIPKRQPSIRRIGRDKCVDIRDGKFEAGTDIQIWDCDPSGNVGLDQSWIARQL; encoded by the exons ATGCTCTCGACAGCGATTGTATTCACGATATTCGTCGCAGCAGCCAATGCTGCTACTCAACTCGAAAGAA CACAAAGCAACGGAATCCCCAAATGCGTCTCGGCATCCTCCAAGTCCTCCGGATCTTCGGTTGTCATTCATGACTGCTACACCGGCGACGCTTCAAGATATAACTGGGAAGTCTCCACGGCCCCCCCACCCACAGCTCCGGGCCCTATCAAGCTCTTTGGCGAAAATTTG TGCATAGACGTAAAAGACGGCGTCAACACCGACGGCACCAAACTCCAACTCTGGACTTGCTTTGCCGGAAACTCGAACCAACAATTCGTTTCTTTGAATTATGAAAGAGTCTATCAATGGGCGGGAACGAATAAATGCATCGATCTTACCAATGGCGATTTTACGGATGGAAACCAACTTCAGATTTGGACCTGCGATCTCAATAATCAGAATCAATGGTTTTCTGGGAGGTCAATTCCAGATACGGAAACGGTCGACGTCAAGCTCTCGGTTTGGTTCAATTCAT TCCCCCCTCCCCCAGATCTTCTGTGCCTCACTGCCTCCCAGAACACAGATGGAGCAAAAGTGGCACTTGCACCTTGTGAGAACCCCTCTACAACCTTCCCCTCTGGCAACTCGACCTGGGTTGTCCCTCGCGCCCCCCTCTATGGGCTCGTCAGGACATACGACGGCTCCAAGTGTTTGGATTTAACCTCCGGAGACACCTCGAACGGGAACGCGCTACAAATTTGGACTTGCGACGAGGAGAATCCGAATCAGGTATGGACGATTGAGTCGCTTATTCCTAAAAGACAGCCCAGCATCCGGAGGATTGGGAGGGATAAATGTGTGGATATCAGGGATGGGAAGTTTGAAGCTGGAACGGAC ATTCAGATATGGGACTGCGATCCGAGCGGAAATGTTGGTCTTGATCAGAGCTGGATTGCTCGACAGCTGTGA